One segment of Oscillospiraceae bacterium MB08-C2-2 DNA contains the following:
- a CDS encoding FeoA family protein, with amino-acid sequence MQITLKELKPGEKAVVAQITGQGAVRRRLFDMGITPGAEIYMRKTAPLGDPIELTVRGYELSLRKAEAEAVLVDKK; translated from the coding sequence ATGCAAATCACCCTGAAAGAACTAAAACCTGGGGAGAAAGCGGTAGTGGCTCAGATCACGGGTCAAGGTGCTGTGCGCCGCCGCTTGTTTGATATGGGGATTACCCCGGGGGCCGAGATTTACATGCGTAAAACCGCTCCCTTGGGAGACCCTATCGAACTGACTGTGCGGGGTTATGAGTTGAGTTTGCGTAAGGCTGAGGCCGAAGCGGTGTTGGTGGATAAGAAATAG
- a CDS encoding N-acetylmuramoyl-L-alanine amidase — protein MKILTILVSAALVIGAVFVVPTVEARTSSVTSAASAVPKASLAAMPVSAMLSGKLPIQNTAVGSQTVALDLSISTTFSITRPTSTLTTTYKTYFITGTSDPSQPVYMGDTEIQRTTSNGLFGVLVNLESGNNTFTFQQGDKTQSVTIKRVGEPSGSSPITKITQSSMTPAVMSGVEYGDNLSVGCVAPAGATVTASFGGQSVTLEQVAAASSNGIPATFKGEIPITKEYEAGTVTKAGQVTYTLSYNGNKSTYKSTGEVYVAGQGARITLEVSSYAGFVYPDVKDLSSFREYLKQGSRDTVKSQDNSYFELSSGGFVPKDMVSIVLGKGGVSNSIGSAQLAVYGKQEVYTLTGTDTPAYFSRIDGSTLKLTLFNSSGAPAVSGQSSSKMFSSSSVSEENGAVTYTFNLKEGKSIWGYSVSFDGKNTLLTLRYKPSVDTSSSTPFANVTVMLDPGHGGKDGGALGVAGKLGPTESTLNLAHAYAVRDKLEALGATVVMTRDDDSYVSLDDRLKMMEETRCDVFISLHHNAIAESTDANTVSGLEGYYHQNLSNKLANSLLSSISSGMGRTNRKVVQSYYRVTLLPAAPSVLVELGFLSNPVEYTNATSQSQMKQVADSLANGLKAALQ, from the coding sequence ATGAAAATTCTAACGATTTTGGTTAGTGCCGCTTTGGTCATCGGAGCCGTTTTTGTTGTTCCTACCGTGGAGGCACGGACATCCTCTGTCACATCTGCCGCATCCGCTGTTCCCAAAGCTTCGCTGGCGGCTATGCCGGTCAGCGCCATGCTTTCCGGCAAGCTACCCATTCAAAATACAGCCGTCGGCAGCCAGACTGTGGCGCTGGATTTGAGCATTTCCACCACCTTTTCCATCACACGCCCCACCTCCACCTTGACAACTACATACAAGACCTATTTTATTACCGGCACTTCTGATCCCTCACAGCCGGTTTATATGGGCGATACCGAAATTCAGCGCACCACCTCCAACGGTCTTTTCGGTGTGCTGGTCAATTTGGAATCCGGCAACAATACCTTTACCTTCCAGCAAGGTGACAAAACACAGAGTGTGACCATTAAACGAGTGGGCGAGCCTTCTGGAAGCTCCCCCATTACCAAGATCACCCAATCCTCTATGACACCGGCGGTTATGTCTGGTGTGGAATATGGTGACAACCTCAGCGTAGGCTGTGTGGCTCCTGCCGGTGCTACTGTTACCGCCTCCTTCGGCGGGCAGAGTGTCACACTGGAGCAGGTGGCCGCTGCCTCCTCCAACGGCATACCCGCCACCTTTAAAGGTGAAATCCCCATTACCAAGGAATACGAGGCCGGAACCGTCACCAAGGCGGGGCAGGTCACCTATACCCTGAGCTACAACGGAAACAAGAGCACCTATAAATCCACCGGCGAAGTGTATGTTGCCGGTCAGGGTGCCCGCATCACTCTTGAAGTTTCCAGCTATGCAGGCTTTGTATACCCCGATGTAAAAGACCTCAGCAGCTTCCGGGAATATCTCAAGCAAGGCTCCCGGGATACGGTTAAATCGCAGGATAACAGCTATTTTGAGCTTTCCTCCGGCGGCTTTGTCCCTAAGGATATGGTTTCCATTGTACTGGGCAAGGGCGGTGTTTCCAACTCCATCGGCTCGGCGCAGCTTGCGGTTTACGGCAAGCAGGAAGTCTACACCTTAACCGGTACCGATACCCCCGCCTATTTCTCCCGCATTGACGGCAGCACCCTCAAGCTGACTCTGTTTAATTCCAGCGGTGCTCCCGCTGTTTCCGGGCAAAGCAGCAGCAAAATGTTTTCTTCCTCCTCTGTCTCGGAGGAAAACGGAGCAGTCACCTATACCTTTAATTTGAAAGAGGGCAAATCCATCTGGGGCTACAGTGTTTCCTTTGATGGTAAAAATACGCTGCTTACTCTGCGCTATAAGCCTTCCGTGGATACCTCCTCCAGCACTCCCTTTGCCAATGTAACCGTTATGCTGGACCCGGGCCACGGCGGCAAGGATGGCGGCGCTTTGGGTGTTGCCGGTAAGCTTGGCCCCACTGAAAGCACCCTGAATCTGGCTCATGCCTATGCTGTCCGTGATAAACTGGAGGCACTGGGTGCCACTGTGGTTATGACAAGGGACGATGATTCCTACGTTTCGTTGGATGACCGCTTGAAAATGATGGAAGAAACCCGCTGTGATGTGTTTATTTCTCTCCACCACAACGCCATAGCTGAAAGCACCGATGCCAACACGGTCAGCGGTCTGGAAGGCTATTACCACCAGAATCTTTCCAATAAGCTGGCAAACTCGTTGCTTTCCAGCATTTCCTCCGGAATGGGACGCACCAACCGCAAGGTTGTGCAGTCTTATTACCGTGTCACCCTGCTGCCTGCAGCCCCTTCTGTCTTAGTGGAA
- a CDS encoding chemotaxis protein CheW, protein MNNLETTAAGNFVEDVAEKYLTFDVSGQVYGISISNVIEISKIQAITPIPEFPVYAKGIINLRGKVIPLIDLNLRFGHHEKEYTDRTCIVIVDIEGLQVGFIVEAVDEVMDISKAQIAPPPKFSAERSNRYVVGVGKLTDRMVLILDGKLVLSDDEVDMLGSAAQ, encoded by the coding sequence ATGAATAATTTGGAAACAACCGCTGCTGGAAATTTTGTGGAAGATGTTGCGGAAAAATATCTGACCTTTGATGTAAGCGGGCAAGTATATGGCATATCCATTAGCAATGTTATTGAGATTTCGAAAATTCAGGCCATCACCCCTATTCCTGAATTCCCGGTTTATGCCAAGGGAATTATCAATCTTCGGGGCAAGGTCATTCCGCTTATTGATTTGAATCTGCGGTTCGGCCACCATGAGAAGGAATACACCGACCGTACTTGTATTGTAATTGTGGATATCGAAGGCCTTCAGGTGGGCTTTATTGTGGAAGCAGTGGATGAGGTTATGGATATTTCCAAGGCGCAGATTGCGCCTCCTCCCAAGTTTTCTGCCGAGCGCTCCAATCGCTATGTGGTTGGTGTGGGCAAGCTGACCGACCGTATGGTGCTGATCCTGGATGGCAAGCTGGTGCTTTCCGACGATGAAGTGGATATGTTGGGTTCTGCCGCCCAATAG
- a CDS encoding EscU/YscU/HrcU family type III secretion system export apparatus switch protein: MSESNYSKNMKVTALQYNSEKDTAPVVVAAGGGYVAQKILEIADEYGIAVYHDDTAATLLSKLDLGQEIPPELYQIVVSIYLSILGTAKNSRQELGIPIPPKGPAKAGETAPTGSR, translated from the coding sequence ATGTCAGAATCTAATTACAGCAAGAATATGAAGGTAACGGCTCTTCAATACAATAGCGAAAAGGATACCGCACCGGTTGTTGTGGCGGCGGGCGGCGGCTATGTGGCCCAGAAAATTCTCGAAATTGCCGATGAATACGGCATTGCTGTTTATCACGACGATACTGCCGCCACACTGCTTTCCAAGCTGGATTTGGGGCAGGAGATTCCACCTGAGCTTTATCAGATTGTTGTGAGCATTTATCTGAGCATTTTGGGCACTGCCAAAAACAGCCGGCAGGAGCTGGGGATTCCGATTCCACCCAAAGGGCCTGCAAAAGCAGGGGAGACAGCTCCCACGGGTTCCCGGTAA
- a CDS encoding FeoA family protein translates to MPLMSAELGKEVTIQRCQMNGELKRHVDNLGLIPGEKVTPIACNNGNLIIKVKNSRLAINMGVASKIFVS, encoded by the coding sequence ATGCCATTAATGTCTGCTGAATTGGGAAAAGAAGTCACCATCCAGAGATGCCAGATGAACGGTGAGCTTAAGCGCCATGTGGATAACCTCGGCTTGATTCCCGGGGAAAAGGTTACCCCCATTGCCTGCAACAACGGCAATTTGATTATTAAGGTTAAAAACAGCCGTTTGGCCATTAATATGGGTGTAGCGTCTAAGATATTCGTGAGCTGA